A region of Lycium barbarum isolate Lr01 chromosome 3, ASM1917538v2, whole genome shotgun sequence DNA encodes the following proteins:
- the LOC132633988 gene encoding uncharacterized protein LOC132633988, whose translation MASSRNFFLLVTFVFSSLILLSSQITVLESQKNSSDLLAKACKGDYEGWNTNLCLRILKSSPKIMSSTDRVSFAVSIIEAGIENATNTQTYIKQRLNDPKTVDQGLKSALNECIDCFEAGISSFRSAKLEINGTDDNKDYISADYDLSVLYGQVYRCDDFLTKYKVKESVVSIGLKYVTYFSYPALNIVEDLESTSPPPLKF comes from the coding sequence ATGGCTTCATCAAGAAATTTTTTCCTTCTCGTCACATTTGTCTTTTCGTCTCTCATCCTTCTCTCTTCGCAAATCACTGTTTTAGAATCACAAAAAAATTCTTCGGATTTACTAGCTAAAGCATGCAAGGGAGATTACGAAGGCTGGAATACCAACTTATGTTTGAGAATTTTGAAGTCAAGCCCCAAAATTATGTCTTCAACAGATCGAGTGAGCTTTGCAGTGAGCATTATCGAAGCTGGAATCGAGAATGCAACAAATACACAAACATATATAAAACAAAGGCTCAATGACCCAAAAACTGTTGATCAAGGCCTTAAATCAGCATTAAATGAGTGTATTGATTGCTTTGAGGCTGGAATAAGCTCATTTAGAAGTGCAAAATTGGAGATTAATGGAACTGATGATAATAAGGATTATATTTCAGCAGATTATGATCTTTCTGTGCTTTATGGACAAGTTTATCGTTGTGATGATTTTTTAACTAAATATAAGGTTAAAGAATCAGTAGTTTCAATTGGACTAAAATATGTGACATACTTTAGTTATCCAGCATTAAATATTGTGGAGGATCTTGAATCTACTTCCCCTCCACCACTAAAATTTTGA